One genomic window of Melanotaenia boesemani isolate fMelBoe1 chromosome 20, fMelBoe1.pri, whole genome shotgun sequence includes the following:
- the commd8 gene encoding COMM domain-containing protein 8, producing the protein MVDVLNRIPDTDCIRLCHRVVDGLCGREPPHRGDYNVTWSLQEWLQLLDSLTAIFRLAASGNISDEEVLVQLSEAGSSQAEAVLTVLRARHEEIHRALLDRTNGISSANLQDFDWQLKLALSSDKISSLNTPLLSVNLDVRENGGLRLVTMEMNRDELSMLIASLEAANKVVLQLK; encoded by the exons ATGGTGGATGTCCTGAATAGAATACCCGACACAGACTGTATCAGA CTGTGTCACAGGGTGGTGGATGGCCTGTGTGGGCGGGAACCTCCTCATCGGGGGGATTACAACGTCACATGGAGCCTGCAGGAGTGGCTGCAGCTGCTCGATTCCCTGACGGCCATTTTCCGCCTGGCAGCCAGCGGCAACATCTCAGATGAGGAG GTTCTGGTCCAGTTGTCGGAGGCGGGAAGCAGCCAGGCCGAGGCGGTTCTGACTGTTTTGAGAGCCCGACATGAAGAGATCCACCGAGCTCTGCTGGACAGAACCAACGGCATCTCCTCCGCTAACCTGCAGGACTTTGACTGGCAGCTGAAG cttgCTCTGTCCAGCGATAAGATCTCGTCTCTCAACACCCCGCTGCTCAGCGTCAATCTGGATGTGAGGGAGAATGGAGGCCTCCGGCTCGTCACCATGGAGATGAACAGAGACGAACTGAGCATGCTCATCGCTTCACTGGAGGCTGCTAATAAG gtggtgctgCAGCTGAAATGA